A window of Ranitomeya variabilis isolate aRanVar5 chromosome 2, aRanVar5.hap1, whole genome shotgun sequence contains these coding sequences:
- the LOC143810115 gene encoding uncharacterized protein LOC143810115 yields the protein MEGVLANIAKIYADFTFEANQLAVSVREREERRLRILRQRRKRRLWIHPITAQRMTRGVYSTLYMELRENPQKFFNYVRMRAENFEFLLGYVEDCIRRRDTQMRFSISPAERLMVTIRFLATGESFSSLHFEFRLGISTISGIIRDTCRALWECLQVEYIPEPSQERWLEIAQIFHQICQFPNCVGAVDGKHIRIVKPSGSGSQFYN from the exons atggaaggagtcctggcgaacattgcaaagatctatgcggattttacttttgaggcaaatcagttggcagtcagcgttcgagagagggaggaacgaagactgcgaatcctacggcagcggcggaagagaaggctgtggatccatcccatcacagcacaacgtatgacccgtggtgtttattccacgctttacatggaactaagggaaaaccctcaaaagttcttcaattatgtgaggatgagagctgaaaatttcgaatttttattgggctatgtggaagactgcatacggagacgagacacccagatgcgattctcaatatcaccagcagagcgtctcatggtgactattcg attccttgcaactggagagtcgttctcatccctccattttgaatttcgacttgggatatccaccatctccgGGATCATCAGAgacacctgccgggcattgtgggagtgcctacaagtggaatacatcccagagccatcacaggagaggtggctggagatcgcccaaatttttcatcaaatttgccagtttccaaattgtgttggagcagttgatggaaagcacataaggatcgtcaaaccttcaggcTCTGGATCACAGTTTTATAACTAG
- the LOC143810116 gene encoding odorant receptor 131-2-like encodes MNTSDDDSSSSRILHTVKGSFYLLDFLISSIFTILITHTVWRDSVLKKEVRYLLLCHHLVCLSLFFGLGVIFNLFRAFQVNAPVLFCWIIFAVQIMFGRAVLLTLVLMALNTCLAICWPLKYLRLAHSLKFKLTACLWIIALLDPVVSLLYESIQMGQQFIVKLDPTCPNTLSSAFSRIFGIIFIVILLILIVGSYVIMFREGKRAGHFTKSNHQAKRTILIHGLQLALHIVPTLMSIGIGGNPDFFILDVTSFIIFSLGQCLSPVVHGLRSSELRHKLNERHSCCGALDRYGPENVQNGHSM; translated from the coding sequence ATGAACACTAGCGATGATGACTCCAGCTCAAGTCGAATACTACATACAGTCAAAGGTTCCTTCTACCTGCTAGATTTCCTCATCAGCTCCATATTTACCATCTTGATAACTCACACTGTGTGGAGAGACAGCGTACTGAAGAAGGAAGTGCGATACTTGTTGTTGTGTCACCATCTGGTGTGCTTGTCATTGTTCTTTGGCCTAGGGGTTATATTTAACCTCTTCAGAGCTTTCCAGGTTAATGCCCCAGTCCTTTTTTGTTGGATCATTTTTGCAGTGCAGATAATGTTTGGAAGAGCGGTGCTGTTGACTCTTGTCTTGATGGCTTTGAACACTTGTCTAGCTATTTGCTGGCCTCTTAAATACTTAAGATTAGCTCATTCTTTAAAGTTTAAATTGACTGCATGTTTATGGATTATTGCCTTATTGGACCCTGTGGTGTCACTTTTATATGAAAGTATACAAATGGGTCAACAGTTTATTGTTAAACTGGATCCAACTTGTCCAAATACTTTATCCAGTGCATTTTCAAGAATATTTGGAATTATTTTTATCGTCATATTACTAATACTTATTGTGGGATCTTACGTTATTATGTTTAGAGAAGGAAAACGAGCTGGACATTTTACAAAATCCAACCACCAAGCAAAAAGAACCATCTTGATTCATGGATTACAACTAGCTCTCCACATCGTCCCAACACTGATGTCCATTGGGATAGGTGGGAacccagatttttttattttggatgTGACTAGTTTTATAATTTTTTCCCTAGGTCAGTGCCTCAGCCCTGTTGTACATGGACTACGATCTTCAGAACTGAGACACAAACTTAACGAAAGACATTCTTGCTGTGGAGCACTGGACAGATATGGGCCTGAAAATGTTCAAAATGGACACAGCATGTAA